A genomic segment from Glycine soja cultivar W05 chromosome 18, ASM419377v2, whole genome shotgun sequence encodes:
- the LOC114396878 gene encoding probable magnesium transporter NIPA3 — MIMLLSIFATTQEHNLTTNQEHNFSTAAFLFYAALVITVTFILIFHFIPLYGQTHIMVYIGVYSLIGSITVMSVKALGIVIKLTMSGMNQLIYPQTWAFSLVVIVCVLTQMNYLNKAVDTFNAAVVSPIYYVMFTAFTIVASVIMFKDLLHMPLIMDSLHGEEGFSTAL; from the exons ATGATTATGCTTCTTTCCATTTTTGCCACGACACAAGAACATAATTTAACGACTAACcaagaacataatttttctactGCAGCATTTCTGTTTTATGCAGCTTTGGTAATAACAGTTACTTTTATCCTTATCTTCCACTTCATTCCTCTCTATGGCCAGACACACATAATGGTTTATATCGGTGTTTATTCCCTTATAGGTTCTATAACG GTTATGAGTGTTAAGGCTCTTGGAATTGTCATAAAGTTAACAATGTCTGGGATGAATCAGCTAATTTACCCTCAAACTTGGGCATTCTCTCTAGTTGTAATTGTTTGTGTTCTTACCcaaatgaattatttaaataag GCAGTGGATACTTTTAATGCGGCAGTGGTATCTCCCATATATTATGTTATGTTCACAGCATTTACCATTGTGGCTAGTGTTATTATGTTTAAG GATTTATTGCATATGCCCTTAATTATGGACTCATTACATGGTGAGGAAGGTTTTAGCACTGCTTTATGA